Proteins encoded in a region of the Pirellulaceae bacterium genome:
- a CDS encoding c-type cytochrome — protein MNFILLTSSLLAITAPPEAFQAQVRKTEPLTAHEQQTTFHLPEGFEIQLFAAEPDIQKPMNLAFDARGRLWLSGSVEYPYAAKDHSGRDAIKVLEDTNGDGTADKITTFADGLNIPMGLCPYKNGVIAYSIPNIYYFEDTDGDDKADQRHILYGPLGEPRDTHGMQNAFRRGFDGWLYINHGFSNTSTIQASDGSSISLNSGNTYRIRVDGTTVEQYSWGQVNPFGSTWTSEGDLITTDCHSKPLTLLMRDGYYSSFGKPHDGLGYAPELTQHHHGSTGLAGAAYSSQIAFPKQFQQSLFLGNVVTSRIHRDTIAYTGSSPRAVEQSDFITTDDPWFRPVDVRFGPDGALYIADFYNRIIGHYEVPLDHAGRDRHRGRIWRVVYRGNGSSAPTIAPRLDQASAAKLVQSLGNANLTVRMLAMDQLTDRIGNESVPALRQAVTNSESPILASHAAWTLMRLNALSDGELVALLNATDRHRRIHGLKILAESDNSSTALLACLIDGLTDQDPRLRRTAAETAAQRVDLSVTQELLDQLTTMQENSKDDVFLQHALKIALRNQLRSKANFQKLQELTLSPQDQKTVIDVALAIPTTHAAAAILDHLRQSPQSLKPEYLAHVTRHLPINRSTELVGLIQNQDNLDISLQANLFQAVQGAIEQRGEIRPAAVNVWGQELAKQLLNSTNDGPSTWQSVGKDHPWNLEPRTSANGTQQIFLSSLPGGETKRGVLRSNQFRLPAKLTFEICGHRGPPNQPASDKNLVRLVTLDDSQTIRLAYPPRNDAAQRIEWELAEHKGKLAVLEIVDGLNVKAFAWLAIANIDPPLISIPVVAPLQQAERKIAAVKIAEQLQLTQLADELRQLVVERNTWPVRAAAARALAKMPASISASFLIPLLDEDTVSSPIREQICTILTEDDSTNELLKSLFRRLPLRHQLTAAQQMALNSENATQLLSMIDGGVASRQLLQNPTVHERMAATVDPEDQARIEAMLNDLPPANEQIQATVTEQLQAMANRRGSAANGKVIFNKQCASCHQVNGQGTLVGPQLDGIGSRGRERLVEDVLAPHRNVDVAFKTTIITLVDGRIISGLVRRTEGETLVLVDQKGKEFTVATSNIEEQQGSRTSLMPDNFSTTLDLATRTDLFSYLESLKKQ, from the coding sequence TTGCCGATGGCCTCAATATCCCGATGGGGCTTTGTCCCTACAAGAATGGTGTCATCGCTTACAGCATTCCCAACATTTATTATTTCGAGGATACCGATGGCGACGACAAAGCCGACCAACGTCACATCCTTTACGGCCCGTTGGGCGAACCACGAGACACACATGGGATGCAAAATGCGTTTCGTCGCGGCTTCGATGGGTGGCTCTATATCAATCATGGTTTTTCGAACACGTCGACAATCCAAGCCAGCGACGGAAGTTCGATTTCGTTAAACAGCGGAAACACTTATCGAATTCGAGTTGATGGTACGACCGTCGAGCAATACAGCTGGGGTCAGGTGAATCCGTTTGGCAGCACTTGGACCTCCGAGGGCGACTTAATCACAACCGATTGTCACAGCAAACCACTCACGTTACTGATGCGTGACGGATACTATTCAAGTTTTGGCAAGCCACATGACGGACTTGGTTATGCCCCTGAGTTGACTCAACATCATCACGGGTCAACCGGTTTGGCTGGCGCTGCTTACAGTAGTCAAATCGCTTTCCCAAAGCAGTTTCAACAAAGCCTCTTCTTGGGCAATGTGGTCACGAGCCGCATCCATCGAGATACGATCGCCTACACGGGATCCTCGCCTCGCGCAGTCGAACAATCTGATTTCATTACAACGGACGACCCATGGTTTCGCCCTGTGGATGTTCGGTTTGGTCCGGATGGGGCTCTCTACATTGCCGATTTCTACAATCGCATTATTGGTCACTATGAAGTCCCCCTGGATCATGCGGGGCGCGACCGTCACCGTGGTCGGATCTGGCGTGTGGTCTATCGAGGCAACGGCTCATCGGCCCCAACGATCGCCCCTCGCCTCGACCAAGCCTCCGCAGCTAAACTCGTCCAGTCGCTCGGTAATGCCAATCTGACCGTCCGCATGTTGGCGATGGATCAATTAACAGATCGAATCGGGAACGAATCGGTACCCGCGTTACGACAAGCAGTCACCAACTCCGAATCGCCAATTCTTGCATCCCATGCTGCCTGGACGTTGATGCGACTGAATGCACTTTCAGATGGAGAACTGGTTGCCCTCCTGAACGCCACGGATCGCCATCGCCGCATTCACGGCTTGAAAATTCTCGCTGAATCAGACAATTCATCGACTGCCTTGTTAGCTTGCCTAATCGACGGACTTACGGACCAAGATCCTCGTTTACGCCGCACTGCAGCCGAAACGGCAGCTCAGCGCGTGGATCTTTCCGTCACCCAAGAGCTCTTAGATCAATTGACCACCATGCAGGAGAATTCGAAAGACGATGTTTTTCTACAGCATGCACTGAAGATTGCTTTACGAAATCAACTCCGCTCAAAAGCCAATTTCCAAAAGCTACAAGAATTGACGTTGTCACCCCAGGACCAGAAGACAGTGATCGATGTTGCGTTAGCGATTCCAACAACGCACGCGGCAGCTGCCATTCTGGACCATCTAAGACAAAGTCCGCAATCACTCAAACCCGAGTATTTGGCACATGTCACGCGGCACCTACCGATCAATCGCTCAACTGAGCTCGTTGGTTTAATTCAAAATCAGGACAACCTCGATATTAGCCTCCAAGCTAATCTCTTCCAGGCCGTTCAAGGGGCGATTGAACAACGAGGCGAAATACGTCCCGCCGCCGTGAATGTGTGGGGACAAGAACTCGCCAAGCAGCTCCTGAACTCCACCAACGACGGACCATCCACCTGGCAATCTGTCGGCAAAGATCACCCTTGGAACTTGGAGCCACGCACCTCTGCCAATGGAACACAGCAAATTTTTTTGAGCAGCCTTCCCGGCGGCGAAACGAAGAGAGGCGTATTGCGATCCAACCAATTCAGGCTACCAGCCAAGCTTACGTTTGAAATCTGTGGCCACCGCGGCCCACCCAACCAACCGGCCAGTGATAAAAATCTTGTCCGACTCGTGACCTTGGACGACAGCCAGACAATCCGCCTAGCTTATCCACCTCGTAACGATGCGGCACAGAGAATCGAATGGGAGCTTGCCGAGCACAAGGGAAAGCTCGCCGTTCTCGAGATCGTCGATGGACTCAACGTGAAAGCTTTTGCTTGGCTGGCAATTGCCAATATTGATCCGCCATTGATTTCAATTCCAGTCGTCGCTCCCCTCCAACAGGCCGAGCGAAAAATTGCTGCCGTCAAGATCGCCGAACAACTTCAACTCACTCAACTTGCGGATGAGCTTCGCCAACTGGTGGTTGAGCGAAATACTTGGCCCGTAAGAGCGGCGGCTGCCCGTGCACTCGCCAAAATGCCGGCCTCCATCTCAGCCTCATTCCTGATTCCTCTGCTCGATGAAGACACCGTTTCGTCGCCAATTCGCGAGCAAATTTGCACAATCCTAACCGAAGACGATTCAACAAACGAATTGCTCAAGAGTTTGTTTCGACGTTTGCCATTGCGACATCAGCTGACTGCCGCCCAACAAATGGCCTTAAATTCAGAAAATGCTACGCAGCTACTGTCGATGATCGATGGCGGTGTGGCATCCCGACAACTGCTTCAAAACCCCACAGTCCACGAGCGCATGGCAGCTACGGTCGATCCAGAAGATCAAGCTCGCATCGAAGCGATGCTGAACGATTTGCCGCCCGCCAATGAGCAAATACAAGCAACGGTCACTGAACAATTGCAAGCGATGGCAAACCGTCGTGGATCAGCCGCCAACGGAAAAGTCATTTTCAACAAGCAGTGTGCCAGTTGCCATCAAGTAAATGGCCAAGGCACGCTCGTCGGCCCACAGCTAGATGGGATCGGAAGTCGTGGCCGCGAGCGACTTGTAGAAGACGTGCTCGCTCCACACCGAAATGTAGATGTCGCCTTCAAAACAACGATCATTACACTCGTTGATGGGCGCATTATTTCTGGATTAGTCAGAAGAACAGAGGGTGAGACACTGGTCTTAGTCGATCAAAAGGGAAAAGAATTCACAGTCGCCACATCAAACATTGAAGAACAACAAGGTTCTCGAACATCGCTGATGCCGGACAACTTTTCGACCACCCTGGATTTGGCGACACGAACAGACTTGTTTTCCTATCTCGAATCACTCAAAAAACAGTAG
- a CDS encoding Nramp family divalent metal transporter, with product MNQESTNKQASKARMVSSRARWYRRLGPGLITACVVIGPGSILTSSQVGANRGYSMLWVVVVAVLFMAFFMRLGARLGVVAEESPGSLIAARLGRIAAAFVGLSVFFISASFQFGNNLGVYSAFQIYFDFEYTIVIFNLLTILFLFSLRNLYQVLEKLMTCLVGLMLLAFAVNLIAAQPDVEQMAAGMVPRRGELDLAVLGLIGTTFVISGAFYQAYLVKQKGWTRNELQDGVIDVRVGAVIMAAITLMLIATAAAVFHGKSLDNVQQVALGLRPLFGETGTFLFCVGLFSAAYSSFLVNSLIGGFILSDGLGLGSRPEDVWPRIFTALILTVGMLMALGVVLLEIDVYPAIIAAQAATVVASPVLALALWLLTSRRDVMGEERNSLLTNFAACVGFVLLLFMAGYTVTQKILPAFSLGIEMSLPVVC from the coding sequence ATGAATCAGGAATCGACAAACAAACAGGCTTCGAAAGCACGAATGGTCTCGTCGCGCGCGAGATGGTATCGCCGACTCGGACCGGGTTTGATCACGGCTTGCGTCGTCATTGGTCCGGGAAGCATTCTGACGAGCTCGCAAGTGGGTGCGAACCGTGGCTATTCGATGTTGTGGGTGGTTGTGGTTGCCGTCCTGTTTATGGCGTTTTTCATGCGGTTGGGTGCGCGATTGGGTGTTGTCGCAGAGGAATCGCCAGGTAGCTTGATTGCCGCTCGATTGGGTCGGATTGCTGCTGCCTTTGTTGGTTTGTCGGTGTTCTTTATTTCTGCCAGTTTTCAGTTTGGCAATAACCTGGGCGTTTACTCAGCGTTTCAAATCTACTTTGACTTTGAGTACACGATTGTCATTTTTAATTTGCTAACCATCCTCTTTTTGTTCAGCCTGCGAAATTTGTATCAGGTCTTGGAAAAACTGATGACCTGCCTGGTGGGTCTTATGTTGCTGGCTTTTGCGGTGAATCTTATCGCAGCTCAACCCGACGTTGAGCAAATGGCGGCAGGGATGGTTCCTCGTCGGGGTGAATTGGATCTCGCCGTACTGGGGTTGATTGGTACCACATTTGTCATTTCCGGGGCCTTCTATCAGGCCTATCTTGTCAAGCAGAAGGGATGGACACGAAATGAGCTTCAAGATGGTGTCATCGATGTTCGCGTTGGCGCCGTGATAATGGCAGCGATTACGCTGATGCTAATCGCGACAGCAGCTGCGGTGTTTCATGGAAAAAGTCTCGATAATGTGCAGCAGGTTGCCTTGGGGCTACGTCCTTTGTTTGGTGAGACTGGCACGTTTTTGTTTTGTGTTGGTCTTTTTTCAGCCGCTTATTCTTCTTTTCTCGTTAACTCCCTCATCGGAGGATTCATCTTGTCAGATGGTCTCGGCTTGGGAAGTCGCCCCGAAGATGTTTGGCCCCGAATCTTCACAGCCCTGATTCTTACTGTGGGTATGTTAATGGCTTTGGGGGTCGTTCTGCTTGAGATCGATGTTTACCCGGCAATCATTGCGGCCCAAGCTGCCACAGTCGTGGCGTCACCCGTTTTGGCTCTCGCGCTGTGGTTGTTGACGAGCCGTAGGGATGTGATGGGAGAAGAACGCAATTCACTGTTGACGAATTTCGCTGCTTGCGTTGGCTTTGTCTTGTTGTTGTTCATGGCCGGCTACACAGTGACTCAGAAAATTCTACCCGCTTTTTCGCTGGGAATTGAAATGAGTTTGCCGGTTGTTTGCTAG
- a CDS encoding YdjY domain-containing protein, whose protein sequence is MNTLPRKICGIAIIALFAHPAASAEPTSTKPARKLVKLPGIVIDFEQRCVDLEATICLENGLLELIACTKGSKEHESIVTVAARAMHIHTALLAIGANNGHPAMRKLMGEQEKRWVHIPPSGDLIEVFLVVTNKDGVSIDRPINDFVVRSNQRIDEVDGTVIVATGETTDHKNDNSDRLPSTFLFAGSQLKGKGSGPRQYLADTSGNLISIATFGDELLCLPFHQTRDNDALMWRIKPDSLPKFGTKVTLRLRPQRNQRIGSDE, encoded by the coding sequence ATGAACACCTTACCCCGCAAGATTTGCGGAATCGCAATCATCGCATTATTCGCACATCCGGCAGCGAGTGCTGAACCGACGTCGACAAAGCCAGCTCGCAAGCTTGTGAAGTTACCTGGCATTGTGATCGACTTTGAGCAACGCTGTGTGGATCTTGAAGCAACTATTTGTCTCGAAAATGGATTGCTTGAACTGATCGCTTGTACGAAGGGCAGTAAGGAGCACGAATCGATTGTGACAGTAGCTGCTCGAGCCATGCACATCCATACGGCATTGCTTGCGATCGGAGCCAACAACGGTCATCCTGCGATGCGAAAGCTAATGGGCGAACAGGAAAAACGCTGGGTCCATATCCCGCCAAGTGGTGATCTGATCGAGGTATTTTTGGTGGTCACGAACAAGGACGGCGTATCGATCGATCGACCGATCAACGATTTCGTTGTCCGATCCAATCAGCGAATTGATGAGGTAGATGGAACTGTCATCGTTGCCACTGGGGAGACGACCGATCACAAAAACGACAACTCGGATCGATTGCCTTCGACGTTTCTGTTCGCCGGGTCCCAGCTGAAAGGGAAAGGTTCCGGACCACGGCAATATTTAGCAGACACGAGCGGCAATCTGATTTCGATTGCCACATTTGGAGACGAGCTCCTCTGCCTCCCGTTCCATCAGACTCGGGACAATGACGCATTGATGTGGCGAATCAAACCAGACAGCTTGCCAAAATTTGGGACGAAAGTCACGCTTCGCTTACGACCTCAGAGAAATCAAAGAATCGGATCCGACGAATGA